A stretch of Candidatus Sphingomonas phytovorans DNA encodes these proteins:
- a CDS encoding M23 family metallopeptidase — MAMTIPPIEDANAFPTSEPAQGPPTPDTARNAATPPQAPQPAPEEETDEQWMHRFIEENAHLARPRPERPPAPPPSPWDGPPSSWKVPDHLSMQHPKGGYMAMALMSRTMDDLNEVTRGERAATYEEVDKYFGHALIAEGLVPFTYTADQAIWWWKSGGYKVLGGGSVDAQPMPSDTTSAHSPDQDLGANLHDEEEPTGVPHPSPAPLLRGGPGESFTTNASALDETWEAQRDALMRSSAYINAKGMVSDDGVDPQGKAETTRKAPAGEPSQAATSPTKPADMFRDIQGWGAPKLAPTKVPPQPVSVPTPRQTPAKPATVAGARPGVLKRGWPVPGGGYTAQKGKRDSRGKAYSDGSYDLTGQKRGGRKHKGYDLPGEIGALVSAAADGVVAEPPRTEYEKIWTRDETGAIKRDKNGQKLFTLGKKVVGWGNYVIIQHPDGYRTVYAHLREVPRLKKNDPVRMGQEIGRLGVTGNAATKGSHVHFEVRNGTMSKTYDPGDWLAGRLPALRR; from the coding sequence ATGGCCATGACTATTCCGCCAATCGAGGATGCGAACGCCTTTCCGACGTCCGAACCCGCCCAAGGTCCGCCGACGCCGGATACTGCCCGGAATGCTGCCACCCCACCGCAGGCACCGCAGCCAGCACCGGAGGAGGAGACGGACGAGCAATGGATGCATCGCTTCATCGAGGAGAACGCGCACCTCGCCCGCCCGCGCCCTGAGCGGCCGCCTGCCCCGCCGCCCTCGCCCTGGGACGGTCCACCCTCAAGTTGGAAGGTGCCCGACCATCTGAGCATGCAGCATCCCAAAGGCGGCTATATGGCGATGGCACTGATGTCGCGGACGATGGACGACCTCAATGAAGTGACCAGGGGCGAGCGCGCCGCGACCTATGAGGAGGTGGACAAGTATTTCGGCCATGCGCTGATCGCCGAAGGGCTGGTGCCGTTCACCTACACCGCCGACCAGGCGATCTGGTGGTGGAAGTCGGGTGGATACAAGGTGCTGGGGGGTGGCTCTGTCGATGCCCAGCCGATGCCATCCGATACCACTTCGGCTCATTCGCCTGATCAGGACCTTGGCGCGAATCTTCACGACGAGGAGGAGCCCACGGGTGTACCGCACCCGAGCCCGGCTCCGCTGCTCAGGGGTGGCCCCGGCGAGTCGTTCACAACCAACGCTTCCGCGCTGGACGAGACGTGGGAGGCGCAACGCGACGCTCTGATGAGGTCGTCCGCCTACATCAATGCCAAGGGCATGGTGAGCGACGATGGAGTCGACCCCCAGGGCAAGGCCGAAACGACGAGAAAGGCCCCGGCAGGCGAGCCGTCACAGGCCGCGACATCACCGACGAAGCCTGCCGATATGTTCAGGGATATCCAAGGCTGGGGCGCCCCCAAGTTGGCGCCGACCAAGGTTCCGCCTCAACCCGTCTCAGTTCCGACGCCGCGCCAGACCCCAGCCAAACCGGCCACCGTGGCGGGCGCTCGGCCCGGCGTCCTCAAAAGGGGCTGGCCGGTGCCCGGCGGCGGTTATACCGCGCAGAAAGGAAAAAGGGATTCGCGGGGCAAAGCCTATTCCGACGGCAGCTATGATCTCACCGGGCAGAAGAGAGGCGGCCGGAAGCACAAGGGATATGATTTGCCAGGCGAGATCGGCGCCCTCGTCAGTGCCGCCGCTGATGGTGTCGTGGCGGAACCGCCCCGAACCGAGTACGAGAAGATCTGGACGCGCGATGAGACCGGCGCGATCAAACGCGACAAAAATGGACAAAAACTCTTTACACTCGGCAAGAAGGTGGTCGGCTGGGGAAATTATGTCATTATCCAACATCCAGATGGGTATCGAACGGTCTACGCGCATTTGCGGGAAGTGCCGCGGCTGAAGAAAAACGATCCGGTTCGCATGGGTCAGGAAATTGGCCGGCTGGGCGTTACCGGGAATGCCGCGACCAAGGGCAGCCACGTTCATTTCGAAGTTCGCAACGGCACGATGTCTAAAACCTACGATCCTGGTGATTGGCTTGCCGGACGCCTGCCCGCACTCCGCCGCTGA
- a CDS encoding diacylglycerol kinase family protein has product MNGISPANTPRIRSAAMVVNARSRRGRALFDRACVRCADLPYPVDAHAVDDPAQLGAVVKRALAKKPDLLILGGGDGTISGLVDYLVGTETVLAVLPLGTANSFARTLGIPVDIDGALEVIAGGRRRRIDLGMIDDDYFANGAAIGIAPRIAQSVPHALKKYLGRAGYLGWAAWEFLHFRPFTLIVGEGAAAERLAVVEVRISNGPYHGGTELNEQAAVDNGAIVVQAVTGHARTRLIRNWVTSILRLDARHETVRYFSGTELRIVTEPPMAISIDGELLARTPVTARVAAGVIEVLVP; this is encoded by the coding sequence ATGAACGGAATCAGCCCAGCCAACACGCCCCGGATCCGCAGCGCGGCAATGGTCGTCAACGCGCGGTCGCGCCGGGGCAGGGCGTTGTTCGACCGGGCCTGCGTGCGGTGCGCTGACCTGCCTTACCCGGTCGACGCGCACGCCGTGGATGATCCCGCCCAACTCGGCGCGGTGGTGAAACGGGCGCTGGCGAAGAAGCCCGACCTGCTGATCCTCGGGGGCGGGGACGGCACGATCAGCGGGCTGGTCGACTATCTGGTCGGCACGGAGACGGTGCTGGCGGTGCTGCCGCTCGGCACCGCGAACAGCTTCGCGCGCACGCTTGGCATCCCGGTCGACATCGACGGCGCGCTTGAGGTCATCGCTGGCGGACGGCGGCGACGCATCGACCTCGGCATGATCGACGATGATTATTTCGCGAACGGCGCCGCGATCGGCATCGCGCCGCGCATCGCCCAGTCGGTGCCGCACGCGCTCAAGAAATATCTCGGCCGCGCCGGCTATCTTGGCTGGGCCGCATGGGAATTTCTTCACTTCCGCCCCTTCACCCTGATCGTGGGCGAGGGCGCTGCGGCGGAACGGCTGGCGGTGGTCGAGGTGCGCATCTCGAACGGGCCCTATCATGGCGGGACGGAACTCAACGAGCAGGCGGCGGTGGATAATGGCGCGATCGTCGTCCAGGCGGTGACCGGGCACGCCAGGACCCGGCTGATCAGGAACTGGGTCACGAGCATCCTCCGCCTCGATGCGCGGCACGAGACGGTGCGGTATTTCTCCGGCACCGAACTCCGCATTGTGACCGAGCCGCCGATGGCGATCTCGATCGACGGCGAGCTTCTGGCCAGGACGCCGGTGACGGCGCGGGTCGCGGCAGGGGTGATTGAGGTGCTGGTGCCGTGA
- a CDS encoding methyltransferase domain-containing protein — protein MSANLNDPGFWDSQSEYQKMAHAFTSVYAGQAWRQAGLPAGATVLDIACGAGALALVAARGGAQVLATDFSAGMVSAVLSHGLPNIDALVMDGQALDLPDACFDAAFSIFGIMLFPDWRRGLAEMARVVRPGGLGCVASWTHPGGAASNLLLADRVAALFPGVVQPRPIEGMNEFSDPARFEAAMVAAGFADVRISRVTHDFMLDMAALADPGRIFQFSPIWAALDEEQQQEAFASIRASVAGAGGSLPIPSPALIAIARRV, from the coding sequence ATGAGCGCGAACCTCAACGACCCGGGTTTCTGGGACAGCCAGTCCGAATATCAGAAAATGGCCCATGCCTTCACCTCGGTCTATGCGGGGCAGGCGTGGCGGCAGGCGGGGTTGCCCGCCGGAGCGACGGTGCTCGACATTGCCTGCGGGGCCGGCGCGCTTGCCCTGGTGGCGGCGCGGGGCGGGGCACAGGTGCTGGCGACCGATTTCTCGGCGGGCATGGTCTCCGCGGTGCTATCGCATGGCCTGCCCAATATCGATGCGCTGGTGATGGACGGCCAGGCGCTCGACCTGCCCGATGCGTGTTTCGACGCCGCCTTCTCGATCTTCGGCATCATGCTCTTTCCGGACTGGCGCCGCGGGCTGGCGGAGATGGCGCGGGTGGTGCGGCCCGGCGGGCTCGGCTGCGTGGCGAGCTGGACGCATCCGGGTGGGGCCGCGTCGAACCTGTTGCTGGCTGATCGTGTCGCCGCGCTGTTCCCTGGTGTCGTTCAGCCCCGGCCGATCGAGGGCATGAACGAATTCAGCGATCCCGCCCGGTTCGAGGCGGCGATGGTCGCGGCCGGCTTCGCCGACGTGCGGATTAGTCGGGTGACTCATGATTTCATGCTGGACATGGCGGCGCTCGCGGACCCCGGCCGGATATTCCAGTTCAGCCCGATCTGGGCGGCGCTCGACGAGGAGCAGCAGCAGGAGGCGTTCGCCTCGATCCGCGCCAGCGTGGCCGGGGCGGGTGGCAGCTTGCCGATTCCGTCACCGGCGTTGATCGCGATCGCGCGGCGGGTGTAG
- a CDS encoding NUDIX domain-containing protein — protein sequence MPPFRLSAGILLYRRRRGALQVFLVHPGGPFWAARDLGAWQIPKGAVEPGEQPPEAARREFREELGSEAEGQLEPLGRIRQSGGKWVEAYALAGDLDPAGIVSNQSEMEWPPRSGKTIFIPEVDRADWFTIDTARAKMLASQRPLLDRLERLAGA from the coding sequence ATGCCGCCCTTTCGTCTGAGTGCCGGCATCCTGCTCTATCGCAGGCGGCGCGGCGCGTTGCAGGTATTCCTCGTCCATCCCGGCGGGCCCTTTTGGGCTGCGCGGGATCTTGGCGCGTGGCAGATCCCCAAAGGCGCGGTTGAACCAGGCGAGCAGCCGCCCGAGGCGGCACGGCGCGAATTCCGCGAGGAACTCGGCAGCGAGGCGGAAGGTCAGCTGGAACCGCTCGGCCGAATCCGGCAATCGGGCGGCAAATGGGTCGAAGCCTATGCGCTGGCGGGCGACCTGGACCCGGCCGGCATTGTCAGCAACCAGAGCGAGATGGAGTGGCCGCCGCGCAGCGGGAAGACGATCTTCATCCCCGAGGTCGACCGCGCCGACTGGTTCACGATCGATACCGCGCGGGCGAAGATGCTGGCGAGCCAGAGGCCCCTGCTCGACCGGCTCGAACGGCTTGCCGGGGCCTGA
- a CDS encoding Rrf2 family transcriptional regulator yields the protein MRQDSRLSRMLHVLLHMARHEGPATSETIAKMLGTNPVVVRRTMAGLREAGYVRSEKGHGGGWSIACDLDSVSLLDIHRAVGGPTLFAIGNESDNPGCAVEQVVNAALDDALHEAEALLIARLGTVSLATLATAFDARCQEILRPVP from the coding sequence ATGAGACAGGACAGCAGGCTTTCGCGGATGCTCCACGTGCTGCTCCACATGGCGCGGCACGAAGGGCCCGCCACGTCGGAGACGATCGCGAAGATGCTGGGGACCAACCCGGTGGTGGTGCGCCGCACGATGGCCGGCCTGCGCGAGGCCGGCTATGTCCGGTCGGAGAAGGGGCATGGCGGCGGCTGGTCGATCGCGTGCGACCTTGACTCGGTCTCGCTGCTCGACATTCATCGCGCAGTGGGTGGCCCCACTCTCTTTGCCATCGGCAATGAGAGCGACAACCCCGGCTGCGCGGTCGAGCAGGTGGTCAACGCCGCCCTCGACGATGCCCTACACGAGGCCGAGGCCCTGCTGATCGCCCGACTGGGCACGGTGAGCCTGGCAACGCTGGCGACGGCATTCGACGCGCGGTGCCAGGAAATATTGCGACCGGTTCCCTAG